A genomic segment from Halorubrum depositum encodes:
- the dacZ gene encoding diadenylate cyclase DacZ codes for MASLTDHLSDLVEDADAVLLFSPTSSFHDRFEDGDTEIVVVAPDNDVDADTFVELPLPFDNVKDRIRFGIEGSMDADLVSEGDEVVCIASVFDGGSDAVIRVTVDETVHTGIYDLFVNSRAEPSVIRDVFEVAIELGQKGQKGKPVGALFVVGDAGKVMNKSRPLSYNPFEKSHVHVGDPIVNVMLKEFSRLDGAFVVSDSGKIVSAYRYLEPGAEGVDIPKGLGARHMAGGAITRDTNATAIVLSESDGLVRAFKAGELVLEIDPEEY; via the coding sequence ATGGCCTCGCTCACCGACCACCTGTCCGACCTGGTCGAGGACGCCGACGCGGTGCTCCTGTTCTCGCCGACGAGCTCGTTTCACGACCGGTTCGAGGACGGCGACACGGAGATCGTCGTCGTCGCCCCCGACAACGACGTCGACGCCGACACGTTCGTCGAGCTTCCCCTCCCGTTCGACAACGTGAAAGACCGGATCCGGTTCGGGATCGAGGGCTCGATGGACGCCGACCTCGTCTCGGAGGGCGACGAGGTCGTCTGCATCGCGAGCGTCTTCGACGGGGGGTCGGACGCGGTGATCCGGGTCACCGTCGACGAGACGGTCCACACCGGGATCTACGACCTGTTCGTCAACTCCCGGGCCGAGCCGAGCGTCATCCGCGACGTGTTCGAGGTCGCGATCGAGCTCGGTCAGAAGGGGCAGAAGGGGAAGCCGGTGGGCGCGCTGTTCGTCGTCGGCGACGCGGGGAAGGTGATGAACAAGTCACGCCCGCTGTCGTACAACCCCTTCGAGAAGTCGCACGTCCACGTCGGCGACCCCATCGTCAACGTGATGCTCAAGGAGTTCTCCCGGCTCGACGGAGCGTTCGTCGTCTCCGACTCCGGGAAGATCGTCTCCGCCTACCGCTACCTCGAGCCGGGCGCGGAGGGCGTCGACATCCCGAAGGGGCTCGGCGCGCGCCACATGGCCGGCGGGGCGATCACCCGGGACACGAACGCGACCGCGATCGTGCTCTCGGAGTCGGACGGGCTCGTCCGGGCGTTCAAGGCGGGAGAACTCGTCTTGGAGATCGATCCGGAGGAGTACTGA
- a CDS encoding mechanosensitive ion channel domain-containing protein, translating to MIAAQNAFREFAARVPDRLWLALFVIVVGLVLAYVVGVINRRLLTRAGVPEAIEGTAFERTVREFNTSTVRIVAQLSSYFIVAVAVIVALTVAEVNYLDRFWSSVASFLPRLFVAVLVMIVGVVVGDKAELVVAERLRGIKLPELGVLPPLVKYSVVYVAALVALGQVGVQTLALVVLLAAYAFAVVLFAALATKDLVASAAAGVFLLLRQPYGVGDEVKVAGERGIVQEVDLFVTHIEADGEDHVIPNHSVFRDGIVLIRE from the coding sequence ATGATCGCGGCACAGAACGCGTTCAGGGAGTTCGCGGCGAGGGTCCCCGACAGGCTGTGGCTCGCCCTGTTCGTGATCGTCGTCGGGCTGGTCTTGGCGTACGTCGTCGGGGTGATCAACCGCCGGCTGCTGACCCGCGCCGGCGTGCCGGAGGCGATCGAGGGGACCGCGTTCGAGCGGACCGTCCGCGAGTTCAACACGTCGACGGTGCGGATCGTGGCGCAGCTGTCCAGCTACTTCATCGTCGCCGTCGCGGTCATCGTCGCGCTCACCGTCGCCGAAGTCAACTACCTCGACCGGTTCTGGTCCTCGGTCGCCTCCTTCCTCCCGCGCCTGTTCGTCGCCGTGCTCGTCATGATCGTCGGGGTCGTCGTCGGCGACAAGGCGGAGCTGGTCGTCGCGGAGCGGCTCCGCGGGATCAAGCTCCCCGAACTCGGCGTGTTGCCGCCGCTCGTCAAGTACAGCGTCGTGTACGTGGCCGCGCTCGTCGCGCTCGGGCAGGTGGGCGTGCAGACGCTCGCGCTGGTCGTGCTGCTCGCGGCGTACGCGTTCGCGGTCGTCCTCTTCGCCGCGCTGGCGACGAAGGACCTCGTCGCCAGCGCGGCCGCCGGCGTGTTCCTCCTCCTCCGGCAGCCGTACGGCGTCGGCGACGAGGTGAAAGTCGCCGGCGAGCGCGGCATCGTCCAAGAGGTCGACCTGTTCGTCACCCACATCGAGGCCGACGGGGAGGATCACGTGATCCCCAACCACTCGGTGTTCCGCGACGGGATCGTCCTGATCCGGGAGTGA
- a CDS encoding sensor histidine kinase, whose translation MGEPASVRLPSVLDDLEVGINLHDPETCEILDANPSLESLYGYSVDELRTMEVGDYTPPSTQFSQEEATRRIRLAAQGDRQAFDWQVQRANDELRWMRIHLSPTDIEERSCVVAEVRDVTESRARERRLRLLSRVIRHNLRNKTNVLMGYADRVRQAVEDETLEREIETILSITTEVGGLSDSVKQIEEIAEPSATQRSPTDLRRVVRSLVEDGNAEYPAADITVDAPEAVWVVADSGIRYAIDHALRNAVEHNDRESPAVSVAVVDDPANGRGTVRVADDGPPIPETEIKVLETDVETSSTFHGSGVGLWVMQWCVESLGGELSFEKNAPRGNVVSISLPKAVEPPSDDE comes from the coding sequence ATGGGAGAGCCCGCCTCGGTCAGACTTCCGTCCGTTCTCGACGACTTGGAGGTCGGAATCAACCTCCACGACCCGGAGACGTGCGAGATCCTCGACGCGAACCCCAGCCTGGAGTCGCTGTACGGCTACTCGGTCGACGAGCTTCGAACCATGGAGGTCGGGGATTACACCCCGCCCTCGACGCAGTTCTCGCAGGAAGAGGCGACCCGCAGGATCCGGCTCGCGGCGCAAGGCGACCGACAGGCGTTCGACTGGCAGGTCCAACGGGCGAACGACGAGCTACGGTGGATGCGCATCCACCTCAGCCCGACCGACATCGAGGAGCGGTCGTGCGTCGTCGCCGAAGTGCGAGACGTCACCGAATCCCGGGCCCGAGAGCGGCGGTTACGGCTACTCAGCCGGGTGATCCGCCACAACCTCCGGAACAAGACGAACGTGCTCATGGGGTACGCCGATCGGGTCAGACAGGCCGTCGAAGACGAGACGCTCGAACGCGAGATCGAGACGATCCTGAGCATCACGACCGAGGTCGGGGGGTTGAGCGACTCGGTCAAACAGATCGAGGAGATCGCCGAACCCTCGGCGACGCAGCGCTCCCCGACCGACCTCCGGCGGGTCGTTCGATCCCTAGTCGAGGACGGAAACGCCGAGTATCCCGCGGCCGACATCACGGTCGACGCGCCGGAAGCGGTGTGGGTCGTCGCCGACTCCGGGATCCGATACGCGATCGATCACGCGCTCCGGAACGCCGTCGAGCACAACGACCGGGAGTCGCCGGCGGTCAGCGTCGCCGTCGTCGACGATCCAGCGAACGGCCGAGGGACGGTCCGGGTCGCCGACGACGGGCCACCGATCCCGGAGACGGAAATCAAGGTGTTGGAAACCGACGTGGAGACCAGCAGCACGTTCCACGGCTCCGGCGTCGGGCTGTGGGTGATGCAGTGGTGCGTTGAGTCCCTCGGCGGCGAGCTCTCCTTCGAGAAGAACGCGCCGCGCGGGAACGTCGTCTCCATCTCCCTCCCGAAGGCCGTCGAACCGCCGTCCGACGACGAGTAG
- a CDS encoding GNAT family N-acetyltransferase: MNHHDAVACEGWDGSECEGTVHCPPRCPRFVDKEGARWTVRPAVREDAAALAEMYEGFDTADRAQGLPPVTRDRRAEWIESMLREGSNVVAERDGELFGHAMYTPTDAARPELAVFVHPETQGRGVGTELCRHVIANAAAADREGIELHVESGNRVARRVYRRVGFELAERRGDLRMELDLDDLIAIEVRWPPLARYGPAAPAAEEPPAAGRAPAPADD, translated from the coding sequence ATGAACCACCACGACGCCGTCGCCTGCGAGGGGTGGGACGGGAGCGAGTGCGAGGGCACGGTCCACTGCCCGCCGCGGTGTCCGCGGTTCGTCGATAAGGAAGGCGCCCGGTGGACGGTCCGGCCCGCCGTCCGGGAGGACGCGGCCGCGCTCGCCGAGATGTACGAGGGGTTCGACACCGCGGACCGCGCGCAGGGGCTCCCCCCGGTGACACGGGACCGCCGGGCGGAGTGGATCGAGTCGATGCTGCGCGAGGGGAGCAACGTCGTCGCCGAGCGCGACGGCGAACTGTTCGGCCACGCGATGTACACGCCCACGGACGCGGCGCGCCCCGAACTCGCCGTCTTCGTCCACCCCGAGACGCAGGGGCGAGGCGTCGGAACCGAGCTCTGCCGACACGTGATCGCGAACGCCGCGGCCGCGGACCGCGAGGGGATCGAACTCCACGTCGAGAGCGGGAACCGCGTCGCGCGTCGCGTCTACCGGAGGGTCGGCTTCGAGCTCGCCGAGCGCCGCGGCGACCTCCGGATGGAGCTCGACCTCGACGACCTGATCGCGATCGAGGTGCGCTGGCCGCCGCTCGCCCGCTACGGGCCGGCGGCACCGGCCGCGGAGGAGCCGCCCGCCGCCGGTCGCGCTCCCGCGCCGGCCGACGACTGA
- a CDS encoding DEAD/DEAH box helicase, with protein sequence MEDAIEWLRNRPFYEGQIAEHRRLPAREPAFGDVDLAPRTADALAKRGIDRLYRHQADAIEAVRGGDDVVLATETASGKSLAYTVPAFEAAMDHGGRTLYIGPQNALIADQEESLSELAHGLGFGSGVSVASYTGRLSRSKKREVRDREPAVLLSNPDMLHYALLPYAGRLWEWFFSSLEYVVIDEVHSYRGVFGSQVAMTLRRLARTCERFGSSPQFVCCSATINNPVEHVAAVTGRDPDGIALIDEDASGRGPRDWVLWNPPEYDDDWAERGSGRRKSSHTSAKRLFCDLVTVGAQTLAFTRARQTAEQYATDSASDLRDRGERELAGKVGAYQAALTDERRREIEADLHSGELRGVWSTSALELGVDVGGLDAVILDGYPGTRMSAYQRAGRAGRGDDPALVVMVGGEDQLDQYLMTNPADFFEAPPEDAICDPENGELLPGHVACAADESWLSPDDERFFGEPFPGVVADLTDEGVLDRRETADGVRWTHAGSSSPQQSVSLRTVGDREVDLIDSSRSETVASLGFGDALRDAHPGAIYHQQGRTYEVTALDLDRDVAELQSSWADYYTQPLTEKDIVVNEDLAERELAARSDVPVRLADVTVTEQITGFVRKDAKTGESLGESTLDLPETTLRTKALYFPVPADLESEMRAIGGSEGNGAGTEAATDGGGGTGEGEGDDTPPDGEYAFNGGIHAAEHGIISLFPFHLLCDRADVGGISTPYHPHADAPAVFVYDGYLGGVGLTRRGHERIEELMARTARLIDGCDCEGGCPACVQSPHCGNANDPLAKAPAVRLLEALTADG encoded by the coding sequence GTGGAGGACGCCATCGAGTGGCTGCGGAACCGACCGTTCTACGAGGGACAGATCGCGGAGCACCGCCGCCTCCCCGCCCGCGAGCCCGCCTTCGGCGACGTCGACCTCGCGCCCCGGACGGCCGACGCGCTCGCGAAGCGGGGGATCGACCGCCTCTACCGCCATCAGGCCGACGCGATCGAGGCGGTCCGCGGCGGCGACGACGTGGTGCTCGCCACCGAGACCGCGAGCGGGAAGTCGCTCGCGTACACCGTCCCCGCCTTCGAGGCCGCGATGGATCACGGGGGTCGGACCCTCTACATCGGCCCGCAGAACGCGCTGATCGCGGACCAGGAGGAGTCGCTGTCGGAGCTCGCCCACGGGCTCGGCTTCGGGAGCGGCGTCTCCGTCGCGTCGTACACGGGCCGGCTCTCGCGGTCGAAGAAGCGAGAGGTGCGCGACCGCGAGCCGGCGGTCCTCCTCTCGAACCCGGACATGCTCCACTACGCGCTGCTGCCGTACGCCGGGCGCCTGTGGGAGTGGTTCTTCTCGTCGCTGGAGTACGTCGTGATCGACGAGGTCCACAGCTACCGCGGGGTGTTCGGCTCGCAGGTCGCCATGACGTTGCGCCGGCTCGCGCGGACCTGCGAGCGGTTCGGATCGAGCCCCCAGTTCGTCTGCTGCTCGGCGACGATCAACAACCCCGTCGAACACGTCGCGGCGGTGACCGGCCGCGACCCGGACGGGATCGCCTTGATCGACGAGGACGCGTCGGGGCGGGGACCGCGCGACTGGGTGCTGTGGAACCCGCCGGAGTACGACGACGACTGGGCCGAGCGCGGGAGCGGCCGCCGGAAGTCGAGCCACACCTCCGCGAAGCGGCTCTTCTGTGACCTCGTGACCGTGGGCGCCCAGACGCTTGCGTTCACGCGGGCGCGCCAGACCGCGGAGCAGTACGCGACCGACAGCGCGAGCGACCTCCGCGACCGCGGCGAGCGCGAGCTCGCGGGGAAGGTCGGCGCCTACCAGGCCGCCCTGACCGACGAGCGCCGCCGGGAGATCGAGGCCGACCTCCACTCGGGGGAGCTCCGCGGCGTCTGGTCGACGAGCGCGCTGGAGCTCGGCGTCGACGTCGGCGGGCTCGACGCGGTCATCCTCGACGGCTATCCCGGCACGCGAATGTCGGCGTACCAGCGCGCCGGGCGGGCCGGCCGCGGCGACGACCCCGCGCTCGTCGTGATGGTGGGCGGCGAGGACCAGCTCGACCAGTACCTGATGACCAACCCCGCCGACTTCTTCGAGGCGCCGCCGGAGGACGCGATCTGCGACCCGGAGAACGGCGAGCTGCTCCCCGGCCACGTCGCCTGCGCGGCCGACGAGAGCTGGCTCTCCCCGGACGACGAGCGCTTCTTCGGCGAGCCGTTCCCGGGCGTCGTCGCGGACTTGACCGACGAGGGCGTCCTCGATAGGCGGGAGACCGCCGACGGGGTGCGGTGGACCCACGCCGGGTCGTCGAGCCCGCAGCAGTCCGTGAGCCTCCGGACCGTCGGCGACCGGGAGGTCGACCTGATCGACTCCTCGCGGAGCGAGACGGTCGCATCGCTCGGCTTCGGCGACGCGCTGCGCGACGCGCATCCCGGCGCGATCTACCACCAGCAGGGCCGGACCTACGAGGTGACGGCCCTGGACCTCGACCGCGACGTGGCCGAGCTGCAGTCCTCGTGGGCCGACTACTACACGCAGCCGCTCACCGAGAAGGACATCGTCGTGAACGAGGACCTCGCGGAGCGGGAGCTCGCGGCGCGATCCGACGTCCCGGTCCGGCTCGCGGACGTGACCGTCACGGAGCAGATTACGGGGTTCGTCCGGAAGGACGCCAAGACCGGCGAGTCGCTCGGGGAGTCGACGCTGGACCTCCCGGAGACGACGCTGCGGACGAAGGCCCTCTACTTCCCGGTGCCGGCCGACCTGGAGTCGGAGATGCGGGCGATCGGAGGGTCCGAGGGGAACGGCGCCGGTACGGAAGCGGCGACGGATGGCGGAGGGGGGACCGGCGAGGGCGAAGGAGATGACACCCCGCCCGACGGCGAGTACGCCTTCAACGGCGGGATCCACGCCGCCGAACACGGGATCATCTCGCTGTTCCCGTTCCACCTGCTCTGCGACCGAGCCGACGTGGGCGGCATCTCGACGCCGTACCACCCGCACGCCGACGCGCCCGCGGTGTTCGTCTACGACGGCTACCTCGGCGGGGTCGGGCTCACGCGCCGCGGCCACGAGCGGATCGAGGAGCTGATGGCCCGCACCGCGCGGCTCATCGACGGCTGCGACTGCGAGGGCGGCTGCCCGGCCTGCGTCCAGTCGCCCCACTGCGGCAACGCCAACGACCCGCTCGCGAAGGCGCCGGCGGTCCGCCTACTGGAGGCGCTGACGGCCGACGGGTAG
- a CDS encoding phosphate-starvation-inducible PsiE family protein yields MAFDLDDATEPAAVAMEWLVLGAAYFLLLLFLIGVFDLFLSLFRLLVAGNFTDPNEVVGLLDSVLLLLIIVEVHRTLVAYAKGKPVLRIVVSASIIAVARRAISFRLEDYGTGQETVLAAVSIAVLVLSLTVGYFLLDRVDIPGRPEL; encoded by the coding sequence ATGGCGTTCGACCTCGACGACGCGACGGAGCCGGCCGCCGTGGCGATGGAGTGGCTGGTGCTCGGCGCCGCGTACTTCCTCCTCCTGTTATTCCTCATCGGCGTGTTCGACCTGTTCCTGTCGCTGTTCCGGCTCCTCGTCGCCGGGAACTTCACCGACCCGAACGAGGTGGTGGGGCTCCTCGACAGCGTCCTCCTCCTGCTGATCATCGTCGAGGTCCACCGGACGCTGGTCGCGTACGCCAAGGGCAAGCCCGTCCTCCGGATCGTCGTCAGCGCGTCGATCATCGCGGTCGCCCGCCGCGCCATCAGCTTCCGGCTGGAGGATTACGGCACGGGGCAGGAGACGGTGCTCGCGGCGGTCTCGATCGCGGTGCTGGTCCTCTCGCTCACCGTCGGCTACTTCCTCCTCGATCGGGTGGACATCCCCGGGCGTCCGGAGCTGTGA
- a CDS encoding cryptochrome/photolyase family protein codes for MELFWHRRDLRLADNVGLAAAAERVAGDPDDAIAPVFVFDDDVLAHASDVRVRRLLDGLAALREDYRDRSGDLLVARGDPEAVLPELAEALDADRVVWNRDYSGLARERDAAVRTALNEAGIEREAHHDAVLHTPDSIRTNAGDPYSVYTYYWRKWTDRETDPPAPTPEASDLVDADALTAALGSDDGALADGGVATDRVAVGDLPSPADLGFAEPDVDVGPAGTEAARERLDAFLSEAVFSYDAERDYPAREATSRLSAFLKYGEIGVREVYEATERATAAAAERAGGSDAGSEEDGGGDSGDDEGPVVAVEEYQQQLAWREFYTQVLYHNPEVVTENYKEYEVGIEWRDDPEEIAAWKRGETGYPIVDAGMCQLREEAFMHNRVRMIVASFLTKDLLADWRHGYDHFREKLADHDTANDNGGWQWAASTGTDAQPYFRIFNPMTQGERYDPDAEYIAEYVPELRELDADLIHEWHELSPTQRANAAPEYPEPIVDHSERREAALAMYKRARGEDPDE; via the coding sequence ATGGAGCTGTTCTGGCACCGACGGGACCTCAGGCTCGCCGACAACGTCGGGCTCGCGGCCGCCGCCGAGCGCGTCGCGGGCGACCCCGACGACGCGATCGCGCCCGTCTTCGTCTTCGACGACGACGTCCTCGCGCACGCGAGCGACGTGCGGGTCCGCCGCCTGCTCGACGGCCTGGCGGCGCTGCGGGAGGACTACCGCGACCGCAGCGGCGACCTCCTCGTCGCCCGCGGCGACCCGGAGGCCGTCCTCCCTGAACTGGCTGAAGCCCTCGACGCCGACCGCGTCGTGTGGAACCGGGACTACTCGGGGCTCGCCCGCGAGCGCGACGCCGCGGTCCGGACGGCGCTCAACGAGGCCGGGATCGAGCGCGAGGCGCACCACGACGCGGTGCTGCACACCCCGGACTCGATCCGGACGAACGCCGGGGACCCGTACTCGGTGTACACCTACTACTGGCGGAAGTGGACCGACCGCGAGACCGACCCGCCCGCGCCGACGCCGGAGGCGAGCGACCTCGTCGACGCGGACGCGTTGACGGCGGCGCTGGGGAGCGACGACGGCGCGCTCGCCGACGGGGGCGTCGCGACCGACCGCGTCGCCGTTGGCGACCTCCCGTCGCCGGCGGACCTAGGGTTCGCGGAGCCAGACGTCGACGTCGGGCCCGCCGGCACCGAGGCCGCCCGCGAGCGGCTCGACGCCTTCCTCTCGGAGGCGGTGTTCTCGTACGACGCCGAGCGCGACTACCCTGCCCGCGAGGCGACCTCGCGCCTGTCGGCGTTCCTGAAGTACGGCGAGATCGGGGTGCGAGAGGTGTACGAGGCGACCGAGCGCGCGACGGCCGCGGCGGCGGAGCGGGCCGGCGGCAGCGACGCGGGATCCGAGGAAGACGGCGGCGGCGACAGCGGAGACGACGAAGGCCCCGTCGTCGCGGTCGAGGAGTACCAACAGCAGCTCGCGTGGCGCGAGTTCTACACGCAGGTGTTGTACCACAATCCGGAGGTGGTCACCGAGAACTACAAGGAGTACGAGGTGGGGATCGAGTGGCGCGACGACCCCGAGGAGATCGCGGCGTGGAAGCGCGGCGAGACGGGGTACCCGATCGTCGACGCCGGGATGTGCCAGCTCCGCGAGGAGGCGTTCATGCACAACCGCGTGCGGATGATCGTCGCTTCCTTCCTCACCAAGGACCTGCTCGCCGACTGGCGGCACGGCTACGACCACTTCCGAGAGAAGCTCGCCGACCACGACACCGCCAACGACAACGGCGGGTGGCAGTGGGCGGCCTCCACCGGGACCGACGCGCAGCCCTACTTCCGCATCTTCAATCCCATGACGCAGGGGGAGCGGTACGATCCCGACGCGGAGTACATCGCGGAGTACGTCCCCGAGCTCCGGGAGCTCGACGCCGACCTGATCCACGAGTGGCACGAGCTCTCGCCGACGCAGCGCGCGAACGCGGCCCCCGAGTATCCGGAGCCCATCGTCGACCACTCGGAGCGCCGGGAAGCCGCGTTAGCGATGTACAAGCGGGCGCGCGGCGAGGACCCGGACGAATAG
- a CDS encoding DUF7344 domain-containing protein, with protein MSDTAEAGRVLLRPEIDRMLDIMSERRRRLILLLLKRGTVETTDDVMLRGNGESDTSEIQLVHSHLPKLEDAGYIEWDRDAGDISKGPRFDDIEPLLELIENHADELPPGWP; from the coding sequence ATGTCAGACACAGCCGAAGCCGGGAGGGTCCTCTTGCGTCCAGAGATAGACCGGATGCTCGATATCATGTCCGAGCGTCGTCGTCGCTTGATCCTCCTGTTGTTGAAACGGGGAACCGTGGAAACGACGGACGACGTGATGCTTCGGGGGAACGGCGAGTCGGACACGTCCGAGATCCAACTCGTCCACAGCCACTTGCCGAAGTTGGAAGACGCGGGATATATCGAATGGGACCGCGACGCTGGCGATATCTCGAAGGGCCCACGCTTCGACGATATCGAGCCGCTTCTCGAACTGATCGAGAACCATGCCGACGAACTACCTCCGGGCTGGCCGTGA
- the mvaD gene encoding phosphomevalonate decarboxylase MvaD, with protein sequence MTEKATARAHPIQGLVKYHGMRNPELRLPYHDSISLCTAPTATTTTVEWQPDASEDAYVIGGEAVDGRAAERIDMVVDHVRELAGVDAAVRLESENSFPSNIGFGSSSSGFAAAALALVEAAGLDLTLPEVSTVARRGSSSAARAVTGAYSRLDAGLNDEDCRSYRLDVGVSEDGFDPEEDLRIVAAHVPAYKETEEAHREAAASHMMQARTAHVQDQLVEMTDALRAGDFDRIFETAEHDSLSLTATTMTGPAGWVYWQPETIAVFNAVRELREEGVPVYFSTDTGASVYVNTLADHAEEVESRIAEIGIDTDVWEVGGPARVLDESEALF encoded by the coding sequence ATGACCGAGAAGGCCACCGCGCGAGCCCACCCCATCCAGGGGCTCGTTAAGTACCACGGGATGCGCAACCCGGAGCTCCGGCTCCCGTACCACGACAGCATCAGCCTCTGTACCGCCCCGACCGCGACGACGACGACGGTCGAGTGGCAGCCCGACGCGAGCGAGGACGCGTACGTCATCGGCGGCGAGGCGGTCGACGGGCGCGCCGCGGAGCGAATCGACATGGTCGTCGACCACGTCCGCGAGCTGGCCGGCGTCGACGCCGCGGTCCGGCTGGAGAGCGAGAACTCCTTCCCGTCGAACATCGGCTTCGGCTCCTCCTCGTCCGGGTTCGCGGCCGCCGCGCTCGCGCTGGTCGAGGCCGCGGGGCTCGATCTCACCTTGCCCGAGGTCTCCACGGTAGCCCGCCGCGGCTCCTCCTCGGCGGCGCGCGCCGTCACCGGCGCGTACTCCCGGCTCGACGCCGGGCTCAACGACGAGGACTGTCGCTCCTACCGGCTCGACGTCGGCGTGAGCGAGGACGGGTTCGACCCGGAGGAGGACCTCCGGATCGTCGCCGCGCACGTCCCGGCGTACAAGGAGACGGAGGAGGCGCACCGCGAGGCCGCCGCGAGCCACATGATGCAGGCGCGGACCGCCCACGTGCAGGACCAGCTCGTCGAGATGACCGACGCGCTCCGCGCGGGCGACTTCGACCGGATCTTCGAGACGGCCGAGCACGACTCGCTCTCCCTGACGGCCACCACGATGACCGGGCCCGCGGGCTGGGTGTACTGGCAGCCCGAGACGATCGCCGTCTTCAACGCGGTCCGCGAGCTCCGCGAGGAGGGCGTCCCCGTCTACTTCTCGACGGACACCGGCGCCTCGGTGTACGTGAACACGCTCGCCGACCACGCCGAGGAGGTCGAGAGCCGGATCGCCGAGATCGGCATCGACACCGACGTCTGGGAGGTCGGCGGGCCGGCGCGCGTGCTCGACGAGAGCGAGGCGCTGTTTTAG
- a CDS encoding 2Fe-2S iron-sulfur cluster-binding protein: MTEYTVEFVGTGETIEVADTETVLSSCIEEGIAQEYSCRVGMCLACSAEIVEGEVTQPAARGLTDEEAEEYALTCMARPQSDLKLDRGKYPPSIEDDAATAAGGDGDGADGAAADDD, from the coding sequence ATGACAGAGTACACCGTCGAGTTCGTCGGTACCGGCGAGACGATCGAGGTGGCCGACACGGAGACGGTCCTCAGCTCCTGCATCGAGGAGGGGATCGCCCAGGAGTACTCCTGCCGCGTCGGGATGTGCCTGGCCTGCTCCGCCGAGATCGTCGAGGGCGAGGTGACCCAGCCCGCGGCCCGCGGACTCACCGACGAGGAGGCCGAGGAGTACGCGCTCACCTGCATGGCGCGACCGCAGTCCGACCTGAAGCTGGACCGCGGGAAGTACCCGCCGAGCATCGAGGACGACGCGGCGACCGCGGCCGGCGGGGACGGCGACGGCGCCGACGGCGCGGCCGCGGACGACGACTGA
- a CDS encoding ASCH domain-containing protein, whose amino-acid sequence MSENDPADLLPNDRVKQAALDGDVTQLHRGNRYGEAGDTFEIDGVTFELTAVTERTLGDMTDADAKREGSPSLEAYKERMVRAHGGSFDWDDDADVVRHRFERVEK is encoded by the coding sequence ATGTCCGAGAACGACCCGGCAGACCTGCTCCCGAACGACCGCGTGAAGCAGGCGGCGCTCGACGGCGACGTGACGCAGCTCCACCGCGGGAATCGGTACGGCGAGGCGGGCGACACCTTCGAGATAGACGGCGTGACCTTCGAACTGACCGCGGTCACCGAGCGCACCCTCGGCGACATGACCGACGCGGACGCGAAGCGAGAGGGCTCGCCGTCGCTGGAGGCGTACAAAGAGCGCATGGTCCGCGCGCACGGCGGGAGCTTCGACTGGGACGACGACGCCGACGTGGTCCGGCACCGGTTCGAGCGCGTCGAGAAATAA